One segment of Strix aluco isolate bStrAlu1 chromosome 4, bStrAlu1.hap1, whole genome shotgun sequence DNA contains the following:
- the CHAC1 gene encoding glutathione-specific gamma-glutamylcyclotransferase 1 yields MKRDPQRPECRPEPPLPPFLLSSSTSSSAPGEAEGAEPQLTPPVWIFGYGSLVWRPGFEFTSRKVGFIRGYSRRFWQGDTFHRGSERMPGRVVTLLEDGGACTWGVAYEVRGEQIAASLQYLNMREAVLGGYDTKLVKFHPQEKDAEEPILALVYIATPQNPSYLGPASEEDIAAQIIVSSGCAGHNIEYLLRLADFMRYFCPQAEDKHLFSIEEALISILPCLYCTEEPLEETASDPQKSKS; encoded by the exons ATGAAGCGCGACCCGCAGCGCCCCGAGTGCCGGCCggagccgccgctgccccccttcctcctctcctcctccacctcgTCGTCGGCCCCGGGGGAGGCGGAGGGCGCGGAGCCGCAGCTGACGCCGCCGGTGTGGATCTTCGGGTACGGCTCGCTGGTGTGGAGGCCGGGCTTCGAGTTCACGTCGCGCAAGGTGGGCTTCATCCGCGGGTACAGCCGCCGCTTCTGGCAGGGAGACACCTTCCACCGCGGCAGCGAGAGGATG CCCGGCCGGGTGGTGACGCTGCTGGAGGACGGCGGG GCATGCACGTGGGGTGTGGCCTATGAAGTCCGTGGGGAACAAATTGCTGCATCGCTCCAGTATCTCAACATGCGAGAAGCTGTCCTGGGAGGCTACGACACCAAGCTGGTGAAGTTTCACCCTCAGGAGAAAGATGCAGAGGAACCCATCCTGGCTCTTGTTTACATTGCAACACCCCAGAACCCTTCGTACCTTGGCCCAGCGTCTGAAGAAGACATTGCAGCTCAGATCATCGTCTCAAGCGGTTGTGCTGGTCACAACATTGAGTACCTGCTGAGACTGGCAGACTTTATGCGCTACTTTTGTCCTCAAGCAGAGGATAAACATCTCTTCTCCATCGAAGAGGCTCTTATTTCCATCCTTCCGTGCCTGTACTGCACAGAGGAGCCCCTAGAAGAAACTGCAAGTGACCCTCAGAAGTCTAAgagttga